The Bacillota bacterium genome segment TGGAAGAGCACCTTGGATACAAGAAACACAGCCCAGAAGGAAATAATACAGGCAACAGCCGAAACGGCTACAGTAAGAAAACCATCAAGACCAGGTTTGGCGAAACCGAAATCTCTGTTCCTAGAGACCGTAACGGTGAATTTGAACCCAGGATTGTTAGGAAATACGAGACAACCTCCAACCAACTGGAGGAACAAATTATTGCCATGTACGCGAAAGGTATGTCCACTCGTGATATCGAAGAACACATGCGGGACATTTACGGGATCGATATTTCGCCAACCATGGTCAGCAAGATAACCGACAAAATTCTGCCCATGATTTCTGAGTGGCAGTCAAGACCGTTAGAGCGGATTTACCCTGTGGTCTTTCTCGATGCTATCCACTTCAAAGTTCGCAAAGACGGCAGAATTGTTAATAAGGCCGCCTACAGCGTACTGGGCATCAATATGGCCGGCCAGAAAGAAGTCCTGGGCATCTGGGTTGGCGA includes the following:
- a CDS encoding IS256-like element ISDku1 family transposase, encoding MQDLKDKTIRELAKGCRTVDDVHEMLKNLFKDTIQQILEAEMEEHLGYKKHSPEGNNTGNSRNGYSKKTIKTRFGETEISVPRDRNGEFEPRIVRKYETTSNQLEEQIIAMYAKGMSTRDIEEHMRDIYGIDISPTMVSKITDKILPMISEWQSRPLERIYPVVFLDAIHFKVRKDGRIVNKAAYSVLGINMAGQKEVLGIWVGEHESASFWLSVCNDLKNRGVQDILIACKDGLSGFSEAINTVFPKTEIQLCVIHQIRNSLKYVPYKEQKEFMADLKKVYQALTIEEAELAFTAFKEKWGKRHPIIIRSWENNWLELTAYFR